One Gouania willdenowi chromosome 24 unlocalized genomic scaffold, fGouWil2.1 scaffold_320_arrow_ctg1, whole genome shotgun sequence genomic window carries:
- the LOC114458327 gene encoding uncharacterized protein LOC114458327, which produces MKGAMLITRLFLICLMIQKRSCKPGEPGVVQSSCGDSHLWIKVSSSQTPQFEAVDVNGVHFISSEVAARCGYTISSSSFRASYYSCFTHNQKDEVFTFRFNVLLPDGGNNRSNTNVSLSAVCEAPVWTDREILCEENYMEVNLKSGDWCGQRVRKEEPTLAHPQEEEHSSSYQLMFLRSDLQVLFMSLTEGQRRGFTLSITNQRTVFRSVYSQPQAKVEEVGGVSVEALRVFLVYRQKLMTMMMDMSVSCPDAVGWENQGVGVGLESQMLDQGQMVSRGLSLIQDGEWTRIRIPFGAEGGHRTSLVENNTYKERFRVLLQYHHTFSLLYDYGSITTRHRTFQVLDSALVCRTAYTLNNTLWQQHVFTVFLGNVPADVKLQEVTINGMTSAGFRLRPLPQTNGSQSFELRVPFDHHAVHWTYVGGGVVEYSILINYTLTMVDQPQSYYHHTTITARALDAFPPEITAQCSDMGVSFSVVPAPHAASMWEVGVQHHPLTPELVHTRGYTLYQDHNRTTLEVPTFSVGFTYDGINLSSFYGTFQLLLRDSRSLEVQTSTTKRCLFRTRDMIVCSANGTVTLVTTLTGAWPLVPAHRTRLLDPSCGPKQAQGDRVLFEFKLDSCGTRTTRQLISDGPNVISRESEFRMTARCFYPLGSVLRMFVDQSFTSDGYGLISKDAGSPPPSGDCPHQGPGFPPSGTPQAHSDLLTADWSLDVNTHHLPQFEDVTRPSEEVKNLRTYHSSPLRSHTRTQQEHSSHQTRNQHFEPVQDNSVHTDQMEPETSSFSSLVTKHGHHIKLLHPQQKQ; this is translated from the exons ATGAAAGGAGCCATGCTCATCACCag ACTCTTCTTGATCTGTTTAATGATCCAAAAGAGAAGTTGTAAACCAGGTGAGCCAG GTGTGGTTCAGTCCAGCTGTGGAGACTCTCACCTGTGGATCAAAGTTTCTTCATCTCAGACTCCACAGTTTGAGGCTGTTG ATGTAAACGGTGTTCACTTCATCAGCTCTGAAGTCGCTGCTCGCTGTGGTTACACCATCAGCTCCTCCAGCTTCAGAGCTTCATACTACTCCTGCTTTACCCACAACCAG aAGGACGAGGTGTTCACCTTTAGGTTCAACGTTCTCCTCCCTGATGGAGGGAACAATAGGAGCAACACCAACGTTTCTCTCTCTGCAGTTTGTGAAGCTCCAGTTTGGACCGACAGAGAAATCCTCTGTGAGGAGAACTACATGGAG GTGAACTTGAAGTCAGGTGACTGGTGTGGACAAAGGGTGAGGAAGGAGGAGCCAACGTTGGCCCACCCACAG GAGGAGGAGCACAGCTCGTCCTATCAGCTAATGTTCCTGCGGAGCGACTTGCAGGTTCTCTTCATGTCACTGACGGAGGGTCAGAGGCGGGGCTTCACCCTCAGCATCACCAATCAGAGGACAGTGTTTAGATCTGTGTACAGCCAACCACAGGCTAAGGTGGAGGAG gtgggcggagtgTCTGTGGAGGCTCTCCGTGTGTTTCTGGTCTACAGACAGAAGCTGATGACCATGATGATGGACATGTCTGTTTCCTGCCCT GACGCTGTTGGGTGGGAGAACCAAGGTGTCGGAGTGGGTTTGGAGAGCCAGATGCTGGACCAGGGACAGATGGTCTCCAGAGGACTGAGTCTGATCCAGGACGGAGAATGGACCAGGATCAGGATTCCTTTTGGAGCAGAAGGAGGCCACAGAACA AGTTTGGTGGAGAACAACACGTATAAGGAGCGCTTCAGGGTTCTCCTCCAGTACCATCACACCTTCTCTCTCCTCTATGACTACGGCAGCATCACAACCAGACACAGAACCTTCCAGGTTCTAGACTCCGCTCTAGTCTGCCGCACAGCCTACACCCTCAACA aCACGCTGTGGCAGCAACACGTCTTCACTGTGTTCCTGGGGAACGTTCCTGCTGATGTGAAGTTACAGGAAGTGACAATCAATGGGATGACATCAGCGGGTTTCAGACTCCGCCCACTTCCTCAGACCAATGGCAGTCAATCATTTGAGCTGAGGGTTCCCTTTGACCACCATGCCGTGCACTGGACC TACGTGGGCGGGGGTGTGGTGGAGTACTCTATCCTCATCAACTACACCCTAACCATGGTGGACCAGCCACAGTCGTACTACCATCACACCACCATCACAGCAAGGGCCCTGGATGCCT TTCCTCCAGAGATCACGGCCCAGTGCTCGGACATGGGGGTCTCCTTCAGCGTGGTCCCTGCCCCCCACGCTGCCAGTATGTGGGAGGTAGGGGTCCAGCACCACCCTCTGACCCCAGAGCTGGTTCACACCAGAGGATACACACTGTACCAGGATCACAACAGGACCACCCTGGAGGTCCCCACGTTCTCTGTGGGCTTCACCTACGAC GGCATCAACTTGTCCAGTTTCTACGGAACATTCCAGCTGCTGCTCAGAGACTCCAGGTCCCTGGAGGTCCAGACCTCCACCACTAAACGCTGCCTCTTTAGGACCCGGGACATGATAG TGTGCTCAGCCAATGGGACGGTCACGTTGGTGACGACTCTGACAGGGGCGTGGCCTCTAGTTCCTGCTCACAGAACCAGGCTGTTGGACCCTTCCTGTGGACCCAAACAGGCCCAGGGGGACAGAGTCCTGTTTGAGTTCAAACTGGACTCCTGTGGAACCAGAACCACG AGACAACTGATCTCTGATGGTCCAAACGTGATCTCTAGAGAGTCTGAATTCAG GATGACTGCCAGGTGTTTCTACCCTCTGGGTTCAGTCCTCAGGATGTTTGTGGACCAGAGCTTCACCTCTGATGGTTATGGGTTAATCTCCAAAG ATGCAGGAAGCCCCCCCCCAAGTGGAGACTGTCCACACCAGGGCCCAGGATTCCCCCCCTCAGGGACTCCTCAGGCTCACTCGGACCTTCTCACAGCTGATTGGTCCCTGGATGTTAACACTCACCATCTGCCACAGTTTGAGGATGTGACTAGACCCAGCGAGGAGGTGAAGAACCTGAGGACCTACCATAGTAGTCCTTTAAGAAGCCACACCCGCACACAACAGGAACACTCCTCCCACCAGACTAGGAACCAGCACTTTGAACCAGTTCAGGACAACAGTGTTCACACGGACCAGATGGAACCAGAAACCAGTAGCTTTTCTTCACTGGTTACCAAACATGGTCATCACATTAAACTGCTGCATCCACAACAGAAGCAGTGA